GGCTGCGGCAGTTGTAGTAGAGGGCTCTCTCGGCTGCGGCAGTTGTAGTAGAGGGCTCTCTCGGCTGCGGCAGTTGTAGTAGAGGGCTCTCTCGGCTGCGGCAGTTGTAGTAGAGGGCTCTCTCGGCTGCGGCAGTTGTAGTAGAGGGCTCTCTCGGCTGCGGCAGGGTGGTAGTAGAGGGCTCTCTCGGCTGCGGCAGTTGTAGTAGAGGGCTCTCTCGGCTGCGGCAGTGGTAGTAGAGGGCCCTCTCGGCTGCGGCAGTGGTAGTAGAGGGCCCTCTCGGCTGCGGCAGTGGTAGTAGAGGGCCCTCTCGGCTGCGGCAGTGGTAGTAGAGGGCCCTCTCGGCTGCGGCAGTGGTAGTAGAGGGCTCTCGGCTGCGGCAGTGGTAGTAGAGGGCTCTCTCGGCTGCGGCAGTTGTAGTAGAGGGCTCTCTCGGCTGCGGCAGTTGTAGTAGAGGGCTCTCTCGGCTGCGGCAGTGGTAGTAGAGGGCCCTCTCGGCTGCGGCAGTGGTTGTAGAGGGCCCTCTCGGCTCGTAGAGGGCCCTCGGCAGTGGTAGTAGAGGGCCCTCTCGGCTGCGGCAGTGGTAGTAGAGGGCCCTCTCGGCTGCGGCAGTTGTAGTAGAGGGCCCTCTCGGCTGCGGCAGTTGTAGTAGAGGGCTCTCTCGGCTGCGGCAGTTGTAGTAGAGGGCTCTCTCGGCTGCGGCAGTTGTAGTAGAGGGCTCTCTCGGCTGCGGCAGTTGTAGTAGAGGGCCCTCTCGGCTGCGGCAGTGGTAGTAGAGGGCCCTCTCGGCTGCGGCAGTGGTAGTAGAGGGCCCTCTCGGCTGCGGCAGTGGTAGTAGAGGGCCCTCTCGGCTGCGGCAGTGGTAGTAGAGGGCCCTCTCGGCTGCGGCAGTGGTAGTAGAGGGCCCTCTCGGCAGTGGTAGTAGAGGGCTCTCTCTGCGGCAGTGGTAGTAGAGGGCCCTCTCGGCAGTGGTAGTAGAGGGCCCTCTCGGGCAGTGGTAGTAGAGGGCCCTCTCGGCAGTGGTAGTAGAGGGCCCTCTCGGCAGTGGTAGTAGAGGGCCCTCTCGGCAGTGGTAGTAGAGGGCCCTCTCGGCTGCGGCAGTGGTAGTAGAGGGCCCTCTCGGCAGTGGTAGTAGAGGGCCCTCTCGGCTGCGGCAGTGGTAGTAGAGGGCCCTCGTGGCAGTGGTAGTAGAGGGCCCTCTCGGCTGCGGCAGTGGTAGTAGAGGGCCCTCTCGGCTGCGGCAGTGGTAGTAGAGGGCCCTCTCGGCTGCGGCAGTGGTAGTAGAGGGCCCTCTCGGCTGCGGCAGTGGTAGTAGAGGGCCCTCTCGGCTGCGGCAGTGGTAGTAGAGGGCCCTCTCGGCTGCGGCAGTGGTAGTAGAGGCTCCTCTCGGCTGcggcagtggtagtggtagagttgtagtagtagttgtagaggGTTCTCttggctgtagtagtagtagtagcaaagGGTTCTCTTGGCTGTAGTAGTAGAGGGTTCTGTTGgctgtagtattagtagtagagggttctcttggctgtagtagtagtagagggttCTCTTGGCtgtagtagccccactcccaccCTGCCCTGGCCAGACAGAATTTCATGCACGATGGAGCCTCTAAGCAGATCCCATGGAGAGGAATTGGATTATGATAAATGGCCGGGGAGCTGCCAGTGTGCTCTCTGTGGGTGTTGAaatagtgtgtgtatctgtgtgagcTCTGTGGATGttgaaatggtgtgtgtgtgtctgtgtgagctctGTGGATGTTGAAAGTgtctgtgtgagcatgtgtgggtGTTTCCAggtctcataatataataataaaaaaatataatattttccTCAAGCTCCACTCTGCTGGTCTATGATTTTTGTTTTCACATTACTTACCTGTTGTTCTTATCGCTCTCTGCAGGACAGACGGGGATCTTCAGCCAGTGATGTAGACAAGGATGATGAAGTTACATAGGGAAGgctgtgtggggaggaagagcaTCGCCTgattctcctccacttcctcatcCCCTCTGAGTCGTGTCCTCTGATTGGGTGGGCGGAGCACAATGTCATCGACCACACCCACCTCAGCCCCGCCTTCCAAGAAGACGCgtgggaaggagaggactgaggtCATGGGCGACTTGCCGCAGACAGCCAATGAGGAGCTGAGGAGCAAGCTGATGGATTTCCAGATAGAACTGCAGCAGGAGAAGGGCAAGGTAGGCCCGCCCCCTCTATACAATGATCCACtgttaattataaactgggtggttcgagcccagaatgttgattggctgacagccatggtatattagaccatataccactggtatgacaaaacatgtatttttactgctctaattacgttggtatccagtttataataacaataaggcacctctggggtttgtgctatatggccaatataccttgGCTAAGGTCTGTATCCAGGCAAGCTGTGTTGcgttgtgcttaagaacagcccttatccgtggtatgttggccatataccacacctccttgggccttattgcttaatgatACTATTAGGAAATCATTAACACTCTCTTTTTCCTATTTCCCCTGCAAACCTCTCCTCCCCtttgcctctctcctcccctgtcctctatcCCACCGTCCTCTCCTTCCGCTGGGTAGGTCTCTAAGCTGAGAGAGCGTCTCCAGGAGCAGAGGCAAGCCAGGGAGCtggaacaacacaaacacacagtggtcCTCACCGACCTCCGCGCCAAACTGCACGAGGAGAAGCTCCGCGAGCTGGCTTCCGCTCGCGAGTCGTTGGCACGGCAACACGAGTTGGAGCTATCACGTACCATTAAGATCCGCGACGGGGAGGTGCAGCGGCTCCAGGGGCTGGTCCATGCGCTAAGGGACGGGGCGGCTGACAAGCTGAAGAGCGCCCTGCTAGGAGAGGCCCGGGAGGAGGCCAGGAGGGCCTTCGATGGGGAGAGACTCAAACTGCAGCAGGAGGTAGGTTGACCTTGGGAATCAACTTGAATCCAACTTGCATTGTTGTATTAGATTTAGTCATTTTTTCCCCCATGGTCAATCAGAATCACAGGTTGTTTCTTGTTTTCAGTATCAGAAGTTTGACTGTTTTAGTCTGGTTTTGAAAGTTCTTATTTAAAGAAACAGAGCGTCTTCTTTGTTTCTGGACTAGCAGAGTCATATGACATTACTATCTCCTGAATCATCTTAATTGCTTCAGGGTCCCAGTACTTGGAAGTGTATTTACACTCTaattgtgtctgtttgtgtgtgttcccctCAGGTCATGAAGCAGGAGACGGCACGGAAGCAGGTTGAGGAGGCTCTGGCTAACGCACTGCAGGCAGACAAGGCCAAAGCAGCCGACCTCCGAACAGCCTACCAGCAGCACCAGGATGAGATCAACCGCATcaagagagactgcgagagagacaTCCGAAGGGTGGTGAGTCGACCGTAACATGGCCGCCACGCCTTAACCCAATCACATAACCCCTGATTGATCCTAACCCACATCAAACAAGACCATGTGAGAGACGACATGGTTGTCTGGTGCTGAGTGACCTGAAAGTTAACCAAATTCCAAACCAACATAAACCATAGTTAAGTGAAACTGGAATTACCCTCAAGCAATAGACTGATTCCTCCGATCCTGTACTGCTGAGTTCCCTGCATGCACTTCCCTGTATGCACTCGATCTGATCAGTAGCTTGAATTGCACTGTGTCCTATGTTGATCTCCAGTTCTATTTCACACTGTGTAGTTTTGCTTTTCAGAGACCCAGGGTAGCACAGGTAACACCGACTGTTGACGACAAGACAGAAGAACACAGCATGCTAGCACAGGGCCGTAAAAGAGGTATCTCTAACCGGTTTTACAGCCGGGTCATTTGACTAAAATCATTTTACTGGGataaggagaggggaaaggagacgaGAGTGAGCGGAGCAGTGAGATGAAGACCGGAATAGAGAAGGGGGGAGTGTGAACTAGGATTCATGAATGAATTACACTCAACGGCGTTGGTGTCACATACTTGTTCGTTCACTCGTCTGTGGTTGGGAAAGGATGAGCCGTTGGTGGAGGAAGGGAACAATGGGGTAGAAAGAGAGTGCAGGTCGGGTTAAGGCGGGCGAGTTCCAGTGTGAACGTTTAGATGgctatcactctctctcctttctttctctctcatatcgctctgtctccctctctcctcctctccatcctcccatctTTCTTAGATGGATGAGCTGAAGGGGAAGGACCGCGTGGTGTCTGCGTTGGAGAGGGAGCTGGGGTTGCAGGCAGGTTATGCTCAGAAGCTCCAGCTGCAGAAGGAGGCTCTGGACGAGCAGCTGGGCCAAgtcagggaggcagagaggcacCACGGCAGTCCCAAGAGAGAGGTGGTCCCTACCCTGGGGGAAACCCAGGACTATGTCAACACCCAGGTGAGGACAGCCCCATTTttaaaatacacatgcacacacttgtGCACAAACACATTTTACTGACATGGTATTTTTCAAAAACCTGGTGGTCAACTCATTCACACATTGTCTTTGTCTCTAATCATCTCCCcaatttctgtctgtctctctctgtgtctctctctctctgtctgtctctctcaggaggTGGAAGATCTTCGAGATGCGAGGAGGTTCCAGCTGAAGATAGCTGAGCTCCACTCTGTTACCAGGAAGCTGGAGGACAGGAACGCACTGCTGGCAGATGAGAGGAACGAActggtgaggaacacacacacaaacacatacagacaaTAACTTGGTGGATAACTGAACATTGTAGGGACATTATGGGGACTTATGGGAACATTGAAGGGATGTTATGGAAATGTGCAGGTACATAAAAATAGGTCTACACATCTCATCTGTCACTATTTCTCTtgttttctccctccatctctgtcagtTGAAGAGGGTGCGTGAGGCAGAGAGTCAGATGAAGCCCCTGTTAGATAAGTATAAGAGGATGTCGAAGAAGAATGATGACCTCCTGCAGACTTTGCAGCGCATGGAGGAGAAACTCAAGAACCTCAGCAGAGAGAACGCAGAGATGGTGAGAGAACCAGACATATCCTCTTTTGTCTACTTTCCTTGTCATGTCTCCTTCATGATGGGAAGAGGACACCATTTGGAAGTATTTGGACACCATTTGGAAGCCGGATATgagggtcctgggctggcgtggttacaagtGATCtggggttgtgaggccggttggacgtattgccaaattctctaaaatgacgctGGTGgcggattatggtagagaaattaacatgaaattctctggcaacagctctggtggacattctagcagtcagcatgtcaactgcagacatctgtggcattgtgctctgtgacaaaactgcacattttagagtggccttttattgtccccagcatgaGGTGCTCCTATGTAATGGTtatttttaatcagcttcttgatatgtcacacctgtcaggtggatggattatattggcaagtgagaaatgctccctaacaggaatgtaaactaatttgtgcacaacatttgagagaaataagcttcttatgcatatggaacatttcagggatcttttatttcagctcatgaaacatgagcgtttttatatttttgaacAGTATACATTGTACAGTAGGTACCATGTGAGATTTGTAATTGCTCTGTGAAATGGAGGGAAAAGGAGACCTTCCAGTGGACATTGAGAAAAAGCATCAAGATGATTAGGTAGCAGCATCTGTGTGACTGCAGTATTTGCAATTCTCCTTGATTACAAAGTCACCTTGCACAACTTAAAGTTACGTTATGTTTCAGGAAATCCTGTCTCTTGACCTCACTGCTCGAGTTGCCTAACCCTGAgaatgtctctccctccctccctctcagaagGAGAAGGTGCACTCTCGTTCCCAGCAGCCCCAGCAGCTGAAGAGGCCTACCTCCCTGACAGACCTAAGCCACGCCCACGAGGAACAGGAAGTGGAGTTCCTCAAGCTGCAGGTTGCCGAGCAACGAGGCATCATCGACGAACTCACGCAGGTTAGGGAGACGgacacacagacattcacactGCAGTTTATCTGATCTTTAAATCACCCGAGCTTCCAAATAACAAGGCATTGACAGATCCTTATTGTAGTGAGATTAGTGAATCAGGCAGCTGACTAGCTCATAAACAAAGAGGGGGCCATTTTGTTGAATTTTACCAGAGCACATTGAAACAGTAGGATAAAATGGGTGCCATTAGGGTCAGTGAACTGTTGGGTAACATGTTGGCCCTCTGTACACCTGGGCTGCCCTCCAGACCCtcaccaaccacccacccaccaccctctctctcctttctaatcACATTAAATCAGAGCCTTGCTGAAAATTCACTCATTTGCATGATGTTCTGCTGGCTCCTTGCCTCTGATTTAAGGTGTTGTACACAACTCTTTGTCATAATCTCTTGACCCTGCTTCTGTTGAGAATCCTACTCGTCTCACTTTTTAACATGGGTGCATTTTGACAAGCctaaatcacaccctattccgaTTCTGTCTCCAGTAATTCACACGCAGGGGATGATAGATGGCCTAGATTAGTACAATTAGTTTGTCAGGTTAAGGATCAGGCCCACATCAAACAAAGCATTCTCATACATACTCATACATACACAATGCATGTGGTGTGGAGTCAAAATCCTAAACTGTCCTCTGCTCCTTTTTGGCACAGGAACGTGACAGACTGATGCTCTGCAAAAATAACCGAAGAAAAACCCTCAAACTACCACCTAAAGTAGGACTACTGCTCCCTTTGcacttctgtctgtgtgtttgtgtttgtatacgTGGGTTTTTTGTTTTCTAGCTCTAGGCATTTCTTTGTTGTGTTCTCTATCTCTGGTCACACACTGTTGATCCTGTGGTGTTGTCACTTAGCAACTGTCTCTTCCCATGATGCCGATGCACTGGTTCTGTGTAATTGGGCTCAATGGAGAACTATGTGTGTTTTTGATTTGTCTTTGTGTAGTTTGTGTGCGCgcaactgtgtgactgtgtgtgtttataattgGGCTCATAGGGGAACGATGACACCTGTTGTTCAGCTCAGAATGATAGGTAGATAAGGTGTTGATGAGGAGGCACGATTAGCGCAATTGGGCTGGGTTCTCAATAGAGTTTGCAGAGTCAGTGATGTATGTTAAGCGAGAAGGTGATGGAAGATTCAACACACTCCCTGCATCTATAACTGGAGCTAGCTGTTGGGTCTCTCACTCTGAAACGGAAAACGGCGACAGGAACGCTCCACTCTCAAACTGGGAGGGTTATCGAGACTATTAACCTCAAACCGAAAACGTCAATTAGGACTCTCAAACTGTGAATGGAACAGAACACACTTATGGAAAGAGTTTGACTGGAATGGAAAAGTATTCCACTGCTACCTCGCAGGCCTGGAGACGATCTTAAAGCTCAtccagttttttttcttctccctttGGGAGGAGTGAATGCTAGTTAACACTCCTCTCTCGCTCCGTCTTTGTCTGCGGAGTACGCGACTGAGACACGGTTGTGCGTCAGAGCTCAGTGCTCGAGGACTGGCACGTACAGTGTAGATTGCCTTGGAAGATACTAGATTTgtcggggggggggggttctagtATAACAACAGTATGTATGAGTACTTCCAGCTCATCCTCTACTTCTCCTTCTTTATCGGCCTGTGTGCTATGGTCTGTCTCTACTTCTCTGGTTGTCAGGAGATGACCTACAAACACGATGGTAAGGACTTTATTGTAGTATAGTAACCATTTTGAGTTGACTGAGTGTATTGGACCTGAACATAATGGGAAAGATACGGTGGTTTTAGAGAATGTTGTTGAGTCTATAACATCAATGGGAAGGATGAGATTAGCCTTTCTTTTTAGAGAATATTGTGGGGAGAGTTTTGGTTTCTAAATCCGATGGTAAGGAATATGGAAGTGATTGTTCCGAGGTTTTTTTGCTACCGATCTTCACAACCTACCCCACActgtcaaagtgaaagaaaaatatTAGAACAAATGTGTTTCCAAATGTAATAGAAAAAATCTGAGTTAATAATTGGTGGAAGCACCTTTacctgctgtgaataattttAAATACGATTCTACCAACTCTGCACAACTCTTAgggaaacatactgtatatccattgtttttgacAAAATTGCTCAAGTTCAATACatttggttgggaatcattgatggacagcaatatttaAACCTCGTCTCTGATTTTTCCAGCAGATCTAAGTCCAGACTGAGATTGGACCATTCTggaacactcaacacctcttgaaaagccattctggtgtgtctttggcattaAAATATGTGTGATTTTATAGCTGAAACATGTTATTATCTCAGGGTTAGGCTTTCAAAGTTCTACAATGGGTTTTCCTCATTCTTCTtacctgggctttgctcctttcatatttattttgatcctgatAAATTCCTTAGTCCCTGCCGGCGACAAGcatacatgatgctgccaccacaatactagACAATACAGAGGGTTTCACTCTGTTGTGCTATGTTGGATTTGAATACCTAATCCTGGGATATAGTTTTATTTTTAAGGTGAACAACTTCACAAAAGTTCATGCCAATGACATAGCTTTCcaagaggtgttgagtgttcctgagtggtccagtctcagtcctgacttaaattTGCTTGAAAGTCAGAGACAAGCTTTGAATATATATTGCTGTCCGtcaatgattcccaaccaaaATTTCCTGAGCTTGAGcatttttgacaaaaacaattgaTGTACTGTACGTTGCCCTCAGAGTTGTGCAAGGCTGGTAGGATCTTATTCcaaaatgattcacagctgtaacGGTTCTTCCACCAAGTATTCACTCTTGTGTTGATTGCAATTTCTTCACACTCATCTCCATTTTGTATCAATAAAACAAAATGTCTAACTTTAAAGTATGGAGTATGTTGTGTAGATCTGTAGGAAAATGTCATCCTTTTTAGATTTCATTTTAAGGCAACCGCATCTGATTAAGGGATGGGTAGACTTTCAGTAGGCACTTTGTGAGTGTTCTATATAAGAATAtgggtgtgtttttttttttgtgagtgtGCAAGTCAATATGTTACAGATCCTCTTGCCcccccatcttccctctctctctctccagaggcaTGTTGTGGAGACGTATTTTGGATTTGACGAGGAGTCTGTGGACTCTGAAACGTCCTCTCTGACCTCTTACATCACTGACCTCACGGACCGTACCCCCGCTACACCCGAGGAGGACCTGGAAGACGTAAGTGTGTGTCTGTAGCCTTTACTCAATTGGATTTGCTCAACtcctgcatcctctctcctccgtcctttCTGGGATCCTTTTGAAATTAAATAACTCTCCTTCTCCAATCGTGCGTCATCAGGCAAATTAATTTTTACAGGGTGGAATCCCAAAATACATTTCTAAAGTGACGAATAAATGTAGCTGGTTGTGCAAGACATTTTGTAGATAAAAAGGATAAGTAGCACAtcgtttttaaatgtttgcat
This genomic stretch from Oncorhynchus tshawytscha isolate Ot180627B linkage group LG21, Otsh_v2.0, whole genome shotgun sequence harbors:
- the LOC112220792 gene encoding janus kinase and microtubule-interacting protein 1-like, with the translated sequence MSSTTPTSAPPSKKTRGKERTEVMGDLPQTANEELRSKLMDFQIELQQEKGKVSKLRERLQEQRQARELEQHKHTVVLTDLRAKLHEEKLRELASARESLARQHELELSRTIKIRDGEVQRLQGLVHALRDGAADKLKSALLGEAREEARRAFDGERLKLQQEVMKQETARKQVEEALANALQADKAKAADLRTAYQQHQDEINRIKRDCERDIRRVMDELKGKDRVVSALERELGLQAGYAQKLQLQKEALDEQLGQVREAERHHGSPKREVVPTLGETQDYVNTQEVEDLRDARRFQLKIAELHSVTRKLEDRNALLADERNELLKRVREAESQMKPLLDKYKRMSKKNDDLLQTLQRMEEKLKNLSRENAEMKEKVHSRSQQPQQLKRPTSLTDLSHAHEEQEVEFLKLQVAEQRGIIDELTQERDRLMLCKNNRRKTLKLPPKRHVVETYFGFDEESVDSETSSLTSYITDLTDRTPATPEEDLEDGVSREEAELRFRQLTREYQALQRAYALLQEQAGGSHDAEREARNREQLQADLIGCKAKIGDLEKALAERGQDSKWVEEKQYLIRANQELHDKMSVLQQAESKLQAEVQDSRDQNELLEFRVLELEERERRSPAMGFHMTTFPENTNSALQIYCHQEGIKDVVIPDLMKKLDILGDNGNLRNEEQVVVIQARTVLSMCEKWLKQIDSTEAALTQKMIDLENEKDLFSKQKGFLEEELDYRKQALDQAYMRIAELEATLYNALQQEPGGRAVAESLSDRQREELGLAVDKLRRQILRQSRQYDSQILQERMELLQQAQQRIRQLEDMIEMQKRQVKEIEEKFLFLFLFFSLAFILWP